One genomic window of Rissa tridactyla isolate bRisTri1 unplaced genomic scaffold, bRisTri1.patW.cur.20221130 scaffold_29, whole genome shotgun sequence includes the following:
- the LOC128903264 gene encoding olfactory receptor 14J1-like — protein sequence LHYGTLLGSRACVHMAAAAWGSGFLYALLHTANTFSLPLCQGNALDQFFCEIPQILKLSCSHSYLREVGLLVVSVCFGFGCFVFIVLSYVQIFRAVLRIPSEQGRHKAFSTCLPHLAVVSLFLSTAVFAHLKPPSISSPALDLVVAVLYSLVPPLVVRQ from the coding sequence ctgcactacgggaccctcctgggcagcagagcttgtgtccacatggcagcagctgcctggggcagtgggtttctctatgctctcctgcacacggccaatacattttccctacccctctgccagggcaatgccctggaccagttcttctgtgaaatcccccagatcctcaagctctcctgctcacactcctacctcagggaagttgggcttcttgtggtcagtgtgtgttttggcttcgggtgctttgttttcatcgtgctgtcctatgtgcagatcttcagggccgtgctgaggatcccctctgagcagggacggcacaaagccttttccacctgcctccctcacctggccgtggtctccctgtttctcagcactgccgtgtttgcccacctcaagcccccctccatctcctccccagctctagacctggtggtggcagtcctgtactcattggtgcctcca
- the LOC128903350 gene encoding olfactory receptor 14I1-like, translated as MSNSSSITQFLLLAFADTRELQLLHFGLFLGIYLAALLGNGHIITTIACDHRLHTPMYFFLLNLSLLDLGCISTTVPKSMANSLWGTRDISYTGCVAQLLFFFFFMSAEYFLLTVMSYDRYVAICK; from the coding sequence atgtccaacagcagctccatcacccagttcctcctcctggcattcgcagacacacgggagctgcagctcttgcacttcgggctcttcctgggcatctacctggctgccctcctgggcaacggccacatcatcaccaccatcgcctgtgaccaccgcctccacacccccatgtacttcttcctcctcaacctctccctccttgacctgggctgcatctccaccactgtccccaaatctatggccaattccctgtggggcaccagggacatctcctacacaggatgtgtggcccagctcttattctttttctttttcatgtcagctgagtattttcttctcaccgtcatgtcctatgaccgctacgttgccatctgcaaa